Proteins encoded in a region of the Nonomuraea helvata genome:
- a CDS encoding phosphatase PAP2 family protein, translating into MSKTELVKYYALMLVLPLLLLGGVTYGVGRLILAWPTGEAAVSRSLAADRTSLWNTLTDFGSSLSDTPYIVALTAVAVIVFRLVYKRWLESVFLVAAVWSQSLIFLAVTEAVGRHRPPVQHLDPAPPTSSFPSGHVSAAVAFYCGVALVLTMHVRNRALQVVIWVLGIAAPLTVAFSRLYRGMHFLTDVTWGLLLGVACVVTVARAILRQPARTAPHSELVRST; encoded by the coding sequence ATGTCAAAGACTGAGCTGGTGAAGTACTACGCGTTGATGCTCGTGTTACCGCTGCTCCTGCTGGGCGGGGTGACGTACGGCGTGGGGAGGCTGATCCTCGCCTGGCCCACCGGGGAGGCGGCGGTGAGCCGGTCGCTGGCCGCCGACCGCACCTCGCTGTGGAACACGCTCACCGACTTCGGCAGCAGCCTGTCGGACACGCCCTACATCGTGGCGCTCACCGCGGTCGCCGTGATCGTCTTCAGGCTCGTGTACAAGCGCTGGCTGGAATCGGTCTTCCTGGTCGCAGCCGTCTGGAGCCAGTCGCTCATCTTCCTGGCCGTCACCGAGGCCGTCGGGCGGCACCGGCCTCCCGTACAGCACCTCGACCCCGCCCCGCCCACCTCCAGCTTCCCGTCGGGACACGTCAGCGCCGCCGTCGCCTTCTACTGCGGGGTCGCGCTCGTCCTGACCATGCACGTCCGCAACAGGGCGCTCCAGGTGGTGATCTGGGTGCTGGGGATCGCCGCCCCGCTCACGGTCGCCTTCTCCCGCCTGTACCGCGGCATGCACTTCCTCACCGATGTCACCTGGGGCCTGCTGCTCGGGGTCGCCTGTGTCGTGACGGTCGCCCGGGCGATACTGAGGCAGCCGGCCCGGACGGCCCCGCACTCAGAACTCGTTCGATCGACGTAA
- a CDS encoding phosphatase PAP2 family protein: protein MRNDERRLGLRLAIASLAVALIMIPFSLLLVVAKMPVNGLDSHVADELHQYALAHPAVTRLLIVWTDVFGPWPWRIAVIAYAAWLLYKGAPRLAVWAVTTITVGGLLGLALKIIVARARPHLPDPVALAPGDSFPSGHAVNVTLGAGVLVLLLLPSLPRWGRYVAWALAWFVVLSVGYTRIALGVHWVSDVVAGIVLGAAVIAATAAGFETWRRGEGRRPASPLAEGVEPESVRVTHVKD, encoded by the coding sequence ATGCGCAACGACGAAAGGCGGCTGGGGCTGCGGCTGGCGATAGCCTCCCTGGCGGTGGCGCTGATCATGATCCCGTTCAGCCTGCTGCTGGTCGTGGCGAAGATGCCGGTCAACGGGCTGGACTCACACGTCGCCGACGAACTGCACCAATATGCGCTCGCTCACCCCGCTGTGACGCGGCTGCTCATCGTGTGGACGGACGTGTTCGGGCCGTGGCCGTGGCGGATCGCGGTCATCGCGTACGCCGCCTGGCTGCTGTACAAGGGAGCGCCGAGGCTGGCCGTCTGGGCGGTCACCACCATCACCGTGGGCGGGCTGCTCGGCCTCGCACTCAAGATCATCGTCGCCCGAGCCAGGCCGCATCTGCCCGACCCCGTCGCGCTCGCCCCGGGCGATTCCTTTCCCTCGGGCCACGCGGTCAACGTGACGCTCGGCGCGGGGGTGCTCGTCCTGCTGCTGCTGCCCAGTCTGCCCCGATGGGGCAGGTACGTGGCCTGGGCGCTCGCCTGGTTCGTCGTGCTGTCGGTCGGCTACACCAGGATCGCGCTGGGCGTGCACTGGGTGAGCGACGTGGTCGCGGGGATCGTTCTGGGGGCGGCGGTGATCGCCGCCACCGCGGCCGGATTCGAGACGTGGCGGCGCGGTGAGGGCCGCAGGCCCGCCTCGCCGCTGGCCGAAGGAGTAGAGCCCGAGTCGGTGAGGGTGACGCATGTCAAAGACTGA
- a CDS encoding diacylglycerol/lipid kinase family protein has translation MSPTKSPTVAVVAHRKKTLGAGLDRLRVLITEQDVGDLLWYEVGKSRKAPKKVRQALNEGAELVFVWGGDGMVQRCADVLAGSGVPMAILPAGTGNLFATNVGIPVDLEEAVRIGFHGRRERLDLGLLNGEHFAVMAGAGFEAEMIADVGGQAKQRLGKLSYVKAAVRHVGGPLVPMKIKVDGATWFEGEASCLLLGNVSTIAGGIEAFDDARPDDGWLEVGVATAKGPIQWGRVLGRMSAGRSDESPLVRISRARKVSARFGVPLTYELDGGERGRTSRLKVKVVPGGLTVCLPPDARP, from the coding sequence ATGTCCCCCACCAAGTCCCCCACTGTGGCGGTCGTCGCGCACCGCAAGAAGACTCTCGGCGCAGGCCTGGACAGGTTACGTGTGCTCATCACCGAGCAGGACGTGGGCGATCTCCTCTGGTACGAGGTCGGCAAGAGCAGGAAGGCGCCCAAGAAGGTCCGCCAGGCGCTCAACGAGGGCGCCGAGCTGGTATTCGTCTGGGGCGGCGACGGCATGGTGCAGCGCTGCGCCGACGTGCTGGCCGGCTCGGGCGTGCCGATGGCCATCCTCCCGGCGGGCACCGGGAACCTGTTCGCCACGAACGTGGGCATCCCCGTCGACCTCGAGGAGGCGGTGCGGATCGGCTTCCACGGCCGCCGGGAGCGGCTGGACCTGGGCCTGCTGAACGGCGAGCACTTCGCGGTGATGGCGGGGGCGGGGTTCGAGGCCGAGATGATCGCCGACGTCGGCGGGCAGGCCAAGCAGCGCCTCGGCAAGCTGAGCTATGTCAAGGCGGCCGTCCGGCACGTCGGCGGGCCGCTGGTGCCGATGAAGATCAAGGTTGACGGGGCGACCTGGTTCGAGGGAGAGGCGAGCTGCCTGCTGCTGGGCAACGTGAGCACGATCGCCGGCGGCATCGAGGCGTTCGACGACGCCCGGCCGGACGACGGCTGGCTGGAGGTCGGCGTCGCCACCGCCAAGGGCCCGATCCAGTGGGGGCGGGTGCTCGGCAGGATGTCCGCGGGACGCTCCGACGAATCCCCGCTCGTCCGGATCTCCCGAGCCAGGAAGGTGTCCGCCCGGTTCGGCGTTCCGCTGACGTACGAGCTGGACGGCGGAGAGCGCGGGCGCACGAGCCGGCTCAAGGTCAAGGTGGTCCCGGGCGGGCTCACGGTCTGCCTTCCACCGGACGCTCGCCCCTGA
- a CDS encoding SpoIIE family protein phosphatase, whose protein sequence is MLLQAVRESGAHIGVVYLLSETEPVLVMDVEVGLPAQIVKPWTRVRVNAGTPVAAAAQERRLVWVPDHEDLARRFPATALAAPYSFAIAAAPIMTGSRLWGVFLLIWPESHACDLAPHERQALILASDKIAAILQQSVDRVPSLAGEPRVLAPAPRRGPERHPEAVVCGYLDQLHVGCLSLDLEGRITFVSAAAAELFDGDVTALLGRPLWEAAPWLKDPLFEDRCRGAVVSQRATSCVARSPDGRMMEFRMYPDPCGISLRIAPLGVGQQAPAHMTEPESGREARTRAEVFYSFLPLAVALTRALSVPEIIDLAADHVMPVFKVKAMAILIAEGGRMRVIGSRGYGQDALERLDGLPIAPGTPAGDVARTGEPAFFADVNELRRRYPQAEECDRMAAWACLPLEVNDEGVGICLLAFDEPHPFTVEERATFTALAGLVAHALDRALRYDSKDRLAHSLQKALLPRSLPEISGLAVAAWYVPATRGVGIGGDFYDLIRLTDTSAAAVIGDVQGHNMTAAALMGQVRTAIHANAVAGASPGDVLKHTNRLLIDVDTELFTSCLLVYVDLQLRTLRAASAGHPPPLLRPPNMPAEIIDVPAGLLLGVDPDADYSTLQVPFPPGALLALYTDGLVETPGVDLDHAIANLAGHLVYGSPGIEQLGRTLLDHAPHTSQHADDIALLLLEHRVRPAVHRIRGERPVEGRP, encoded by the coding sequence GTGCTCCTCCAGGCGGTACGCGAGTCCGGAGCCCACATCGGCGTCGTCTACCTCCTGTCGGAAACCGAACCCGTCCTCGTCATGGACGTGGAGGTCGGCCTGCCGGCCCAGATCGTCAAGCCCTGGACCAGGGTCAGGGTGAACGCCGGCACCCCGGTGGCGGCCGCCGCCCAAGAACGCCGGCTGGTCTGGGTGCCCGACCACGAAGATCTCGCCCGGCGCTTCCCGGCGACCGCGCTCGCCGCGCCGTACTCCTTCGCCATCGCCGCCGCCCCCATCATGACCGGCTCGCGCCTGTGGGGCGTGTTCCTCCTGATCTGGCCGGAGTCGCACGCCTGCGATCTGGCCCCGCACGAGAGGCAGGCCCTCATCTTGGCCAGTGACAAGATCGCCGCCATCCTCCAGCAGTCGGTCGATCGCGTGCCGAGCCTCGCCGGCGAACCACGCGTCCTGGCTCCGGCGCCGCGTCGAGGGCCCGAACGACATCCCGAGGCGGTCGTCTGCGGCTATCTCGATCAGCTCCACGTGGGCTGTCTCTCCCTGGATCTGGAGGGCCGCATCACGTTCGTCAGCGCCGCGGCGGCCGAGCTTTTCGACGGAGACGTGACGGCCCTGCTGGGCAGGCCGCTGTGGGAGGCGGCGCCCTGGCTGAAGGATCCCCTGTTCGAGGACCGCTGCCGCGGCGCCGTGGTCAGCCAGCGGGCGACCTCGTGCGTGGCCCGATCTCCCGACGGCCGCATGATGGAGTTCCGCATGTATCCGGATCCGTGCGGCATCAGCTTGCGGATCGCTCCCCTCGGCGTGGGCCAGCAGGCCCCCGCCCACATGACCGAGCCCGAATCGGGCCGGGAGGCCCGCACGCGGGCGGAGGTCTTCTACAGCTTTCTCCCGCTGGCGGTGGCGCTGACCCGGGCGCTGAGCGTACCGGAGATCATCGATCTGGCCGCCGACCATGTCATGCCGGTGTTCAAGGTCAAGGCCATGGCGATCCTGATAGCCGAGGGCGGCAGGATGCGGGTCATCGGCTCCCGCGGCTACGGCCAGGACGCCCTCGAACGGCTCGACGGCCTGCCCATCGCCCCGGGCACGCCCGCCGGCGACGTCGCGCGGACCGGTGAGCCGGCGTTCTTCGCCGACGTGAACGAGCTGCGCCGGAGATACCCGCAGGCCGAGGAGTGCGACCGGATGGCCGCCTGGGCGTGCCTGCCGCTGGAGGTCAACGACGAGGGCGTCGGCATCTGCCTGCTCGCCTTCGACGAGCCCCACCCGTTCACCGTCGAGGAGCGCGCCACCTTCACCGCCCTGGCGGGACTGGTCGCCCACGCCCTGGACCGGGCCCTGCGGTACGACAGCAAGGACCGGCTCGCCCACTCCCTGCAGAAGGCCCTGCTCCCGCGGAGCCTGCCCGAGATCTCGGGCCTCGCCGTGGCCGCCTGGTACGTGCCCGCCACCCGCGGCGTCGGCATCGGCGGCGACTTCTACGACCTGATCCGCCTGACCGACACCTCGGCCGCCGCGGTCATCGGCGACGTGCAAGGCCACAACATGACGGCGGCCGCCCTCATGGGACAGGTGCGCACCGCCATCCACGCCAACGCGGTCGCCGGCGCCAGCCCCGGCGACGTGCTCAAGCACACCAACCGCCTGCTCATCGACGTGGACACCGAGCTGTTCACCAGCTGCCTGCTCGTCTACGTCGATCTGCAGCTGCGCACGCTCCGCGCGGCCAGCGCCGGGCACCCTCCGCCGCTGCTGCGGCCGCCCAACATGCCCGCCGAGATCATCGACGTGCCGGCCGGCCTGCTGCTCGGCGTCGACCCCGACGCCGACTACTCCACGCTTCAGGTGCCCTTCCCCCCTGGCGCCCTCCTCGCCCTGTACACCGACGGCCTCGTCGAGACGCCCGGCGTAGACCTGGACCATGCCATCGCCAACCTGGCGGGCCACCTGGTCTACGGCTCCCCGGGCATCGAGCAGCTCGGCAGGACGCTCCTCGATCATGCCCCGCACACCAGTCAGCACGCCGACGACATCGCGCTGCTCCTCCTGGAACACCGTGTCAGGCCGGCGGTCCACCGGATCAGGGGCGAGCGTCCGGTGGAAGGCAGACCGTGA
- a CDS encoding SMI1/KNR4 family protein — protein sequence MLERGSRFWDEVCWVMDDVLRAMAEKISAGAPSGWRRAELRGFATGRGGSGHRGLRFEPGGMGDDVDVHPELTALHDLAGAPNGRLTVELVVEARGRYEAVISRSLERDEGNGFLYVLDPTALPAEPGTFQEGPANATPAGDPREAVALLGAYLSERDRILGWDTYAPPPALPVARRTRLEARLPAALPDDLRALYTHVDGDGGEGLLDRHPWFGLELLENQSRRENRWWAAGRAWRDHLASPVISSAGAPLAVRRMSDHPRWIPFATSTGGDFLAVDLAPGPGGRPGQVIRMGLHHDGGPAYVADSVTGLLRRHVEALRSGAYEVMPNGLWIDLGKPGPDAHEESRSLTVAGADAASLRGMHHGIERLSVVNAPWTDFGAVRGAPALWEARVENCPGADLAPLRDTPVELLDLSMDTIDLAPLAGHSTLRMLVLRTGRPVDLTPLLSCPRLYGLDLSTAPIRDLGVLGELRGLLYLRLRRAQWEELWKRAGHPAGLAAAGLAAEPRREKAWWWSVDRSYHAPEPSPRTAASWAIDLAGEHADVLVRTGRHTRSR from the coding sequence ATGTTAGAAAGGGGCTCGCGTTTCTGGGACGAGGTGTGCTGGGTGATGGACGACGTGCTCCGTGCGATGGCCGAGAAGATCTCGGCGGGGGCGCCCTCCGGGTGGCGGCGGGCGGAGCTGCGCGGGTTCGCGACCGGTCGCGGCGGGTCGGGGCACCGCGGCCTGAGGTTCGAGCCCGGGGGCATGGGTGACGACGTCGACGTGCACCCGGAGCTGACCGCGCTGCACGACCTCGCGGGGGCGCCGAACGGGCGGCTCACCGTCGAGCTGGTCGTCGAGGCCAGGGGCCGGTACGAGGCGGTGATCAGCCGGTCGCTGGAGCGCGACGAGGGCAACGGCTTCCTTTACGTGCTCGATCCCACCGCCCTGCCGGCCGAGCCGGGCACGTTCCAGGAGGGCCCGGCGAACGCCACGCCCGCCGGAGACCCGCGCGAGGCGGTCGCCCTGCTCGGGGCGTACTTGAGCGAACGCGACCGGATCCTGGGCTGGGACACGTACGCGCCGCCGCCCGCGCTTCCCGTGGCCCGCCGCACCCGGCTGGAGGCGCGCCTGCCGGCTGCGCTCCCCGACGACCTGCGCGCCCTCTACACGCATGTGGACGGCGACGGCGGCGAGGGCCTGCTGGACCGGCATCCGTGGTTCGGCCTCGAACTGCTGGAGAACCAGAGCAGGCGGGAGAACCGGTGGTGGGCGGCGGGCCGCGCCTGGCGCGACCACCTGGCGAGTCCGGTCATCAGCAGCGCGGGCGCGCCGCTGGCGGTGCGCCGGATGTCGGACCATCCGCGCTGGATCCCGTTCGCCACCAGCACGGGCGGCGACTTCCTGGCCGTGGACCTGGCGCCGGGACCGGGCGGACGCCCCGGCCAGGTCATCCGCATGGGGCTGCACCACGACGGCGGCCCGGCCTACGTCGCCGATTCGGTGACCGGCCTGCTGCGGCGGCACGTCGAGGCGCTGCGGTCGGGCGCCTACGAGGTGATGCCGAACGGGCTCTGGATCGACCTCGGCAAGCCGGGCCCGGACGCGCATGAGGAGTCACGCTCGCTGACGGTCGCGGGCGCGGACGCGGCGTCCCTGCGGGGCATGCACCACGGGATCGAGCGGTTATCGGTGGTCAACGCCCCTTGGACCGATTTCGGGGCGGTACGAGGCGCGCCGGCGCTGTGGGAGGCCAGGGTGGAGAACTGCCCGGGAGCCGACCTGGCGCCGCTCCGGGACACGCCGGTGGAGCTGCTGGACCTGTCCATGGACACGATCGACCTGGCGCCGCTGGCCGGCCACTCCACGCTGCGGATGCTGGTGCTGAGAACCGGGCGACCCGTGGACCTGACGCCGCTGCTGTCGTGCCCGCGGCTGTACGGGCTGGATCTGTCCACGGCGCCGATCCGCGACCTCGGCGTGCTCGGCGAGCTGCGGGGCCTGCTCTACCTGCGGCTGCGCCGCGCGCAGTGGGAGGAGCTGTGGAAGCGGGCCGGTCACCCGGCGGGGCTCGCGGCGGCCGGGCTGGCCGCGGAGCCACGCCGGGAGAAGGCCTGGTGGTGGTCGGTCGACAGGTCCTACCACGCCCCGGAGCCGTCACCGCGGACGGCGGCGAGCTGGGCGATCGACCTGGCCGGGGAGCACGCCGACGTGCTGGTGCGCACGGGCCGCCACACCCGGTCGCGCTGA
- a CDS encoding STAS domain-containing protein, whose product MTPLTLECRQLIAGVLITVAGEIDCSNADRLESYTTRMRQSGQPLVLDLSGLSFMDSSGLHTLLRLNAAEHPQGVYLAAVHPMPARVLQITKVWDVMNVHPTVEEAVTAALSGDVGGRPETS is encoded by the coding sequence ATGACCCCTCTGACACTGGAGTGCCGGCAGCTGATCGCGGGTGTGCTGATCACCGTGGCCGGTGAGATCGACTGTAGCAACGCCGACCGGCTCGAGTCGTACACCACGCGGATGCGTCAGTCGGGACAGCCCCTGGTGCTCGATCTGAGCGGATTGAGCTTCATGGACAGCAGCGGTCTCCACACGCTTCTACGGCTCAACGCCGCCGAGCACCCGCAGGGGGTCTACCTGGCCGCGGTGCACCCCATGCCGGCTCGTGTGCTGCAGATCACCAAGGTGTGGGACGTCATGAACGTCCATCCCACCGTGGAAGAGGCTGTCACGGCGGCGCTCAGCGGCGACGTGGGAGGCCGGCCCGAGACTTCCTGA
- a CDS encoding helix-turn-helix domain-containing protein, whose translation MSTLDDRPSTWTFLTHHARVLVEIARDPQVRLRDIAASIGITERTAQNIVRDLYEAGYLTRTRIGRRNHYTINPEQHFRYPTEAGLPISLLIDMFTQHDMAAAETTPGEPSAS comes from the coding sequence GTGAGTACATTGGATGACCGTCCCTCCACCTGGACCTTCCTCACCCATCACGCCCGCGTGCTGGTGGAGATCGCCCGCGACCCCCAGGTACGGCTACGTGACATCGCCGCCAGCATCGGCATCACCGAACGCACCGCCCAGAACATCGTGCGCGACCTCTACGAGGCCGGCTATCTGACCCGCACCCGCATCGGGCGGCGCAACCACTACACCATCAACCCCGAGCAGCACTTCCGCTACCCCACCGAGGCCGGGCTGCCCATCAGCCTGCTCATCGACATGTTCACGCAGCACGACATGGCCGCCGCCGAGACCACCCCCGGCGAGCCGTCCGCGTCCTGA
- a CDS encoding helix-turn-helix domain-containing protein — protein MDAEVGRRRYDSLRRTTQALETRAEIARAARRLFVDQGWAATTVRDVAREAGVSVPTVYAAYGNKGGLTRALADAADLSADPSQQLAELEAAERDPARQLAAMAGFDRRLYERAGDVITLLREAGRTEPELAAVYRDGRRRADETRTAVFSSWPAGVLREGLDVAAAVDVYAGLCSIDVYATLTAERGWSPDRVERWWREALARELLS, from the coding sequence ATGGATGCAGAGGTGGGCCGGCGTCGGTACGACTCGTTGCGCCGTACGACGCAGGCGCTGGAGACACGTGCCGAGATCGCCCGTGCGGCGCGCCGGCTCTTCGTCGATCAGGGCTGGGCCGCCACCACCGTGCGCGACGTGGCGCGCGAGGCCGGGGTCTCCGTGCCGACGGTCTACGCGGCGTACGGCAACAAGGGCGGGCTGACCCGGGCGCTGGCCGACGCGGCCGACCTGTCGGCCGACCCGTCGCAGCAGCTCGCGGAGCTGGAGGCCGCGGAGCGCGATCCCGCGCGGCAGCTGGCCGCGATGGCGGGCTTCGACCGGCGCCTGTACGAGCGCGCCGGCGACGTGATCACGCTGCTGCGCGAGGCCGGCCGTACGGAGCCGGAGCTCGCGGCGGTCTACCGCGACGGTCGCAGGCGGGCCGACGAGACCCGGACGGCGGTGTTCTCCTCGTGGCCCGCGGGCGTCCTGCGGGAGGGCCTGGACGTGGCGGCGGCGGTCGACGTCTACGCGGGGCTGTGCAGCATCGACGTCTACGCCACGCTCACCGCAGAGCGCGGCTGGTCACCCGATCGGGTCGAGCGGTGGTGGCGCGAGGCGCTGGCCCGCGAACTGCTGAGCTGA
- a CDS encoding GNAT family N-acetyltransferase — protein sequence MDHVLMTERLILRPVTVADHAELVAHWTGPDVRRFLFDGAVLSPAEISEVIEDSVRDFAAAGHGLWLVRQKDGTALVGTAGLRPLEELGLEVFYSLEPAAFGKGYATEAARAVVEYALGPLGLPEVLAEVDQGNAASVAVVERLGMTPFAVVPGLLGPMTRYRRTP from the coding sequence ATGGACCACGTCCTGATGACTGAGCGCCTGATCCTGCGTCCGGTGACCGTAGCCGACCATGCCGAGCTGGTGGCTCACTGGACCGGCCCGGATGTGCGGCGGTTCCTCTTCGACGGGGCGGTCCTGTCCCCGGCGGAGATCAGCGAGGTCATCGAGGACAGCGTGCGGGACTTCGCCGCGGCCGGCCACGGTCTCTGGCTGGTCCGGCAGAAGGACGGGACCGCTCTGGTCGGCACGGCCGGGCTGCGGCCGTTGGAGGAGCTCGGGCTCGAGGTCTTCTACAGCCTGGAGCCCGCCGCGTTTGGCAAGGGCTACGCCACCGAGGCCGCCCGCGCGGTGGTCGAGTACGCACTCGGCCCTCTCGGGCTGCCCGAGGTGCTGGCCGAGGTCGACCAGGGCAACGCCGCGTCGGTGGCGGTCGTCGAGCGGCTCGGCATGACGCCGTTCGCGGTGGTGCCCGGCCTGCTCGGCCCGATGACCCGTTACCGGCGCACCCCCTGA